The DNA sequence CCGAACACGTTGCGTATAACAGTGTTCCACCCGGTTTGAGTTGATGCCACAGGGCGCTAAGAATCTCTTTTTGCAGTTTCACAAGCTCTGCAATATCTGATTCTCGACGCAGCCATTTAATGTCGGGGTGACGACGAATAACGCCGGTGGCTGAACATGGCGCATCTAACAATATCCGGTCAAAGGGCTGGGTATTCCATTGCTCTGGTTTGCTGGCGTCGGCGCAATGCAAGGTAGCTTTGAGACCGATTCTGTCTAAGTTTTCAGTTACTCTATTTAACCGCGTTTGCTCAGTATCTACCGCCACTAGCTCAGACAGTTGTGGTTGCAGCTCAAGAATATGGCAGGTTTTTCCGCCAGGTGCGGCGCAGGCATCCAATACCCGTTCACCGGCTTGAGCGTCTAACAAACTTGCAGCCATTTGCGCGGCGCCGTCTTGCACTGAGGCTGCCCCTTCTGCAAAGTTAGGCAGTTTATGTACAGCTTGAGCCTTTTCTAAACATAGCGCTTGTAGAGCGATGTTAGAAGCTTGGCTGGCTATTTCTAGCTCACTGAGTTGCGCTTGGTAGCTATCGCGCTGACCTTGCAAGGCATTGACCCTTATCCACATTGGCGCATGTTGGTTGTTAGCATCTAAAATGTCGCGCCAATGCTGCGGATAAGCGGCTTTGATGCGTTTAGTTATCCAGCTTGGGTGACAATATTGCAAACCGTCATTGGCGGTGAGTTGTGGCTCTAGTTGCTCGCGCTGGCGCTCAGCGTTTCTCAGTACCCCATTGACCAGCTTTTTTAAGCTATGCAGCTTTAATTGGCTGGTGGCTGACACGGTTTCTGATACTGCCGCATGAGCAGGTACTCGCATATAGAACAGTTGGTATAGCCCCACCATTAGTAGGAAATGGCCGTTGCGGATTTTGCCTTTCAGTGGCTTATCCATTAGCTGTTGCAGTACCGCTTCAAAACGCGGTAACCAACGCAGCACACCGAAACACAGTTCTTTTACCAGGGCATGGTCGCGCGGTACTACTTGGGGTAATACCCTAGGTAACATTTGGCTGAGAGATTGGCCCTGATCGACCACTTGATACAATATATTTGCGGCGGCGGCTCGGGCGTTAATTTGTTTAGTTTTTGGCTGTTCAGCCATGGTTACTCTCCAACACACTATTGACGGTAAACCAGTCTTTACGTGCGTTAAGTACATCGGCGGCTGGTAGGGCTTTTTTACCCGGAATTTGAATCTGTTCTAAACGCAGCGCATTTTTACCTGTCGCCACAACAATACCGGCTTTATCGGCGCTAATAATCGTTCCGGCAGGGCTGTCGGTAGCGGTGCTGACAACGCTGGCCTGCCATACTTTGATATTCTGGTCGGCCACTTGAAAATAACTAACAGGCCATGGATTAAAGGCGCGAATACAGCGTTCGATGAAGGCTGCGTCTTGTTGCCAGTCGATACAGGCTTCTGCTTTGCTGAGCTTTTTAGCATAGTTTGCTTGCGTATCATCTTGCGGCGTTGCCGTGAGCTTGCCTTGGGCGATGCCGTCTAGCGCTTTAATAAGCGCGTGCGGGCCAACCTCTGCAAGCCGGTTATACAGTGAAGCGCTGGTTTCATCACTGGCAATTTCAAGTTCATCTAACTGCAGCATGTCACCGGTATCTAGGCCTATATCCATTTGCATAATGGTGACGCCTGAATGGCTATCTCCGGCCCAAATTGCCCGTTGAATAGGCGCCGCTCCACGCCAGCGTGGTAGCAGTGAACCATGCACATTAATACAACCCAAACGTGGCGTATCAAGAATTACCTGAGGTAACAGCAAGCCGTAAGCGACCACCACCATTAAATCGGCGTTTAACTCGGCGAGCTGCTGTTGGGCGTCTTCACTCTTAAAGTTCTCGGGCTGAAAAACGCTTATACCGTGCTGTTCTGCGAGTTGTTTAACTGGGCTAGCCTGCAGTTTTTTGCCTCGGCCTGCGGGTCGAT is a window from the Agarivorans sp. TSD2052 genome containing:
- the rsmB gene encoding 16S rRNA (cytosine(967)-C(5))-methyltransferase RsmB — encoded protein: MAEQPKTKQINARAAAANILYQVVDQGQSLSQMLPRVLPQVVPRDHALVKELCFGVLRWLPRFEAVLQQLMDKPLKGKIRNGHFLLMVGLYQLFYMRVPAHAAVSETVSATSQLKLHSLKKLVNGVLRNAERQREQLEPQLTANDGLQYCHPSWITKRIKAAYPQHWRDILDANNQHAPMWIRVNALQGQRDSYQAQLSELEIASQASNIALQALCLEKAQAVHKLPNFAEGAASVQDGAAQMAASLLDAQAGERVLDACAAPGGKTCHILELQPQLSELVAVDTEQTRLNRVTENLDRIGLKATLHCADASKPEQWNTQPFDRILLDAPCSATGVIRRHPDIKWLRRESDIAELVKLQKEILSALWHQLKPGGTLLYATCSVLPDENSQQIAAFLQQTDDAELIAINPDETPEQPGWQLLPGDNNMDGFYYARLRKSVS
- the fmt gene encoding methionyl-tRNA formyltransferase — translated: MTPLRIIFAGTPDFAARHLSALLDSKHQVIAAYTQPDRPAGRGKKLQASPVKQLAEQHGISVFQPENFKSEDAQQQLAELNADLMVVVAYGLLLPQVILDTPRLGCINVHGSLLPRWRGAAPIQRAIWAGDSHSGVTIMQMDIGLDTGDMLQLDELEIASDETSASLYNRLAEVGPHALIKALDGIAQGKLTATPQDDTQANYAKKLSKAEACIDWQQDAAFIERCIRAFNPWPVSYFQVADQNIKVWQASVVSTATDSPAGTIISADKAGIVVATGKNALRLEQIQIPGKKALPAADVLNARKDWFTVNSVLESNHG